DNA sequence from the Candidatus Fluviicola riflensis genome:
GTATACCACATAACCTTTGCTGTCTTCTTCGTTTTGAGAAGCAGGAACAAGGTTGATTTCGTTGAATGAGAATGTTACGACACGCGTAGCCATATCAACTGTAGTTGCAATTCCGTGTTTAGCACCCAATACATTGAAGGTAGCCAAATCAAGGTTAGCTGAAATTGTATCGCGGATCACAACATCCAATGCAGCCATGTTTCCTTCATTCTGGAAGTTGACCACATACTGCAATGTTTCGTCTTCGTTGGCATTGATATTGGTTGCTTTGTTCACGATCTTGTTGTTCGGGTCATACGAGTTAAGAACAACTGTATACATTGTATCCGTATTATTAGAAAGCTCGGTATCGTTCGGTGCAGAAATAGTCACATAGAATTCCAGTTCAGTTCCTGCAGGAGTATTGCCCGGGAAGGTAAATGGAATGTGTGTATACAGACAGTCACTTAAACCCAACACGTCAAATGTCAATACATTACCATTCACCATTGCATTGGTTAATCCAGCCGTGTTTGGTGTGAAACCAGCCGGGAATGTTAATGAAACCTGGGCGTCAGTTGTGTTGTTACATGCATAATTGCAGATGTTTATATTGACATTACCTGTTTGTAAAGGAGCCACAAATGCCCATGCATACGAATAACTGATCGCGGCATCAGGATCTGCTGCAGCAACCGCGCAATCAACTTCTATGCTGGCCTGACCCGGAGTTGCCATTCCACCTGCTGTAAATCCGGTGATTGTTATGTCTGAAGAAACCTGAACAAGTCCGTTATTAGCAAGCCATGCGTCATTTAAACTTACGGTATAAGGCGCATTTGCAACATTCAATCCGCTGTACCCCCAAAATGAATTCGGGTTGGCGCTTTGTGAAATAGTTGTGGTAACACCGTTGACATCTGTAAAGTCATACATTGCATTTGTATAAGACATCGAAGGTGATTGCTGGAACGTACTGATGTAAATATACCCGCAATTCGAAGGATCGTTTGCAGAAAGGTTCACCGTTTGAGGAACACCTACATTTGAACCTGAAGTTGTGCTGTAAAGTTCAACCGAAGCAATGTAATTTCCGGCAACAGAAAAACCGTGCTGGAATGAAAAACCAAGGCTTTGTCCTGCATTCGATGTAAAGTTCTCAGTCTCAGAAGAACCGTCACCCCAGTTAATCGTGATGATTCCATCAGTTTCGGCACTCACACCGGTACCTACCTGAACATAAATTTGTTCAACACATCCCGTAATCGAATCGGGATAATCGTAAACCGTATAAGCATTTGCCTGCGCAAAAGCCGAATTACCTGCGATCACCGCCGCAAAAAGTAATAAAGTAGAAAGTATTTTCATAATCGTTATTTTCTTTCAGTTACTACCGTAGTTTTGAAAAGGTTGCCCCAAGGGAGAATTTAAAATTTAAAATGGAAAATTTAAAAGGGAATTATGAATGATAAAGTTATGAATTATCAAGGTGCTGATAAACAGCCCGTAAGGTTTCCCTGGAGATGTTTTTTTTAAAGTCTTTTCAATTTTATATTTTCCATTCCCGGCGTGGTTTCCTGAAATGATACTTTTCCCCAAATCCTCTTTTCAATTTTACATTTTCAATTCACAATTACTAATATTGCGTTTATGCAAAAAAATGACTTCGTACAATCCAATTCAGGGCTTCAGCCAAAAGCAATTTTACAAACCATTCAATTACTGGAATCAGGTGCTACCGTTCCGTTTATTGCCCGTTACCGGAAAGAACAAACGGGTGGTCTGGATGAGGTGGAAATTGCACTGATCCGCGATTTGGCGAAGAAACACGACGAACTCATCAGCCGTCAGCAAACGATTTTGTCTGCAATTGAAGAACAAGGAAAGTTAACACCCGAATTGAAGTCAAAAATCGAAGACTGTTTTGAATCGAATGTTCTCGAAGATTTGTATTTGCCTTATAAACAAAAGCGTTTGACCAAAGGTGAAAAAGCCCGTAAACTGGGATTGGAACCGCTGGCGCGTATGATTATGTCACAACGTGGCGGTGATCCCGAGCAAATGGCAGAGCGTTTCCTGAAAGGTGAAGTGTTTGATGAACAAATGGCCATTCAGGGGGCGTGTGATATTATCGCCGAATGGATCAACGAGAATGCCGTGGCGCGTGCACGTATGCGAACCACTTTTCAGCGCAAGGCTATTTTACAATCGAAACTGGTGAAAGGAAAAGAAGAAGAAGGTGCCAAGTACCGTGATTATTTCGATTTTTCGGAACCGCTTTACCGCACGGCTTCACATCGTTTCCTGGCATTGTACCGTGCCGAACGCGAAGGAATTATTTCCCTGAAAGCACAACCCGAAAAAGAAGCAGCGATTGATCAATTGGAACGCTTTTTTGTAAAAGGCGATGATGCCTGCGCTGATTTGGTGGCAGATACCTGTAAAGATGCTTACACGCGATTGATGTGTCCTTCCTTGGAAAATGAAGTGCTGAACGAAGCGAAGGAAAAAGCGGATAAAGAAGCGATTAAAGTTTTTTCGACCAACCTGCGACAATTATTGTTGGCTCCGCCGGTTGGTTCCAAACGCATTCTGGCCATCGATCCGGGATTCAGAACGGGTTGTAAAGTCGTGTGTTTGGACGAATCCGGCTCCCTGCTTACCAATGCAACCATTTACCCGCATGCACCACAAAACGAGACAGATAAGGCCATGGCGAAAATTTCGCAGCTGGTACAGGCCTATAAAATAGAAGCAATTGCCATTGGTGACGGAACGGCCGGGCGTGAAACCGAATCGTTTATCAAACGTGTGCGTTTCGACCGCGATTTGGATGTATACGTGGTGCGCGAAGACGGCGCTTCGATTTATTCCGCAAGTCCGATTGCACGCAAAGAATTTCCTGATTACGATGTTACCGTGCGTGGTTCGGTTTCTATCGGACGTCGTTTGATGGACCCGCTGGCGGAGTTGGTGAAAATTGATCCGAAATCGGTTGGAGTTGGACAATACCAGCACGAAGTGAACCAACATCAACTCAAAGACGCGCTTGATGACGTGATCGTTTCCTGTGTAAATGCCGTTGGCGTTGACTTGAATACCGCGTCGCCTTATTTATTGAGCTATGTCTCGGGACTTGGACCTGCTTTGGCTGAAAATATTGTTGCTTATCGCAGCGAAAATGGTGGTTTCCGTTCACGCGAAGAATTAAAAAAGGTAAAACGCCTCGGTGATAAAGCCTATGAACAAGCAGCCGGATTCCTACGGGTACGCGATGGTGAAAATCCACTGGATAACTCTGCCGTTCACCCTGAAAGTTACAAAGTGGTCAATTCAATCGCTAAAAAAGCAGGACTGAAACTCACTGAACTGATCGGCAATGAAACGACCCTGAAAACCGTCAATAAGACCGAATTCCCTGAAATTGACAGCTATACATTCGATGATATTCTGCGTGAGTTAAAGAAACCGGGACGTGATCCGCGCAAGCAGGCCAAAGTGTTGGAATTTGACAGCCGCATTCGCACCATGGACGATTTACGCGTAGGAATGAGTCTCACTGGAATCGTGACCAACGTCACCAATTTCGGGGCTTTTGTCAATATCGGGATCAAAGAAAACGGACTCATCCATAAATCGAACCTGGCTGATGTGTATGTTGAAGATCCGTCGCAATTTATTGCCTTGCACGAACACGTAGATGTGCAGGTAATTGAGATTGATGTTCCGAGAAAACGTGTTGGGTTGAAGCGATTAGTGTGATCATCTAAATTATGAATTAAGGAATTATCAATGATAAAGTTGCCTCCTTGATAATTCATAATTTTCGCCATTTATAATTCAAAACATCCCCTCATCAGGTGGTATGATTTTACCCTCCTCCGGCTGTTGTTTAGAATTGTTTTAAATAACAATTTTGCGGCGTTAAAAAAACACACAGTTTATGAGATCCAATATAACCAGAGCAATTACCACCGTGTTGTTGCTTGTGAGCGTAAATGTTTTCGCGCAGACAGGAAACGTAAAAGGCATCGTTAAAACTTCCGACGAACAACCGGCAGAATTTGCTACCGTAGGTTTGAAAGGAACAGGTAACGGAGCAAACACCAACAGGAAAGGGGAGTTTGAACTAAAGA
Encoded proteins:
- a CDS encoding RNA-binding transcriptional accessory protein, which translates into the protein MQKNDFVQSNSGLQPKAILQTIQLLESGATVPFIARYRKEQTGGLDEVEIALIRDLAKKHDELISRQQTILSAIEEQGKLTPELKSKIEDCFESNVLEDLYLPYKQKRLTKGEKARKLGLEPLARMIMSQRGGDPEQMAERFLKGEVFDEQMAIQGACDIIAEWINENAVARARMRTTFQRKAILQSKLVKGKEEEGAKYRDYFDFSEPLYRTASHRFLALYRAEREGIISLKAQPEKEAAIDQLERFFVKGDDACADLVADTCKDAYTRLMCPSLENEVLNEAKEKADKEAIKVFSTNLRQLLLAPPVGSKRILAIDPGFRTGCKVVCLDESGSLLTNATIYPHAPQNETDKAMAKISQLVQAYKIEAIAIGDGTAGRETESFIKRVRFDRDLDVYVVREDGASIYSASPIARKEFPDYDVTVRGSVSIGRRLMDPLAELVKIDPKSVGVGQYQHEVNQHQLKDALDDVIVSCVNAVGVDLNTASPYLLSYVSGLGPALAENIVAYRSENGGFRSREELKKVKRLGDKAYEQAAGFLRVRDGENPLDNSAVHPESYKVVNSIAKKAGLKLTELIGNETTLKTVNKTEFPEIDSYTFDDILRELKKPGRDPRKQAKVLEFDSRIRTMDDLRVGMSLTGIVTNVTNFGAFVNIGIKENGLIHKSNLADVYVEDPSQFIALHEHVDVQVIEIDVPRKRVGLKRLV